A portion of the Ricinus communis isolate WT05 ecotype wild-type chromosome 10, ASM1957865v1, whole genome shotgun sequence genome contains these proteins:
- the LOC8267528 gene encoding uncharacterized protein LOC8267528 has protein sequence MKALASSSWSKIGFGRNGDTGFYSNRRDISFAPSKKLTNVWFLHLICLERKPLPPIRASTPPSLSPQSQTELEVAQTKNQESDQSKTVHVKIQLNKECSFGEQFVVVGDDPIFGMWDPENAIPLNWSDGHVWILELDIPIGQTIQFKFILKEITGKISWQPGPDRVLKTWETNNTIVVCEDWEDATFQKLLEEEPNCNQNEEPTDNSEMLIVAENLTIVSENLTVQNEEFVANVNNGAVTANVTSLSAKEPLSSDHEKSFITEDLSSSQEKNIAIVDDNSGNSKADPAVSSSHQKLGEKIINHETDGNEALAEEMLGRNGKAPICENSVGTDIEENLINHVGEPVLVPGLPPLSVDSSEPEIQDEDERSSSFVASVGAVEVEDRNPPELVEKRDTEDEPHGIEMTEVFSNEEQVLNKLEQKPLPDDENQHELNPVEDNVAQTDIRWGRRTIQKLLTNLGFL, from the exons ATGAAAGCTCTTGCTAGTTCCTCTTGGTCCAAGATTGGTTTTGGAAGGAATGGAGATACAGGGTTCTACTCTAATAGACGTGATATTAGCTTTGCTCCATCCAAGAAGCTTACTAATGTTTGGTTCCTTCATTTGATATGTCTCGAACGCAAGCCTTTGCCTCCAATTCGTGCATCTACTCCTCCTTCTCTGTCACCGCAATCCCAG ACTGAGTTGGAGGTAGCACAGACCAAAAACCAAGAATCGG ATCAATCAAAGACTGTTCATGTCAAAATCCAGCTAAACAAAGAGTGTTCCTTCGGTGAACAATTTGTTGTTGTGGGGGATGATCCAATTTTCGGCATGTGGGACCCTGAAAATGCAATTCCATTGAACTGGTCAGATGGTCATGTTTGGATTCTTGAATTG gatATACCAATTGGACAAACCATCCAATTCAAATTCatactaaaagaaataactgGGAAGATTTCATGGCAACCTGGTCCAGATCGAGTTTTAAAAACATGGGAAACTAATAATACGATTGTTGTTTGTGAAGATTGGGAGGATGCTACATTCCAGAAATTACTAGAGGAAGAACCAAATTGTAATCAAAATGAGGAGCCTACTGATAACTCAGAAATGCTGATTGTTGCTGAGAATTTGACTATTGTTTCTGAGAACTTGACTGTTCAAAATGAGGAATTCGTCGCTAATGTAAACAATGGAGCAGTCACTGCCAATGTTACTTCTCTCTCAGCAAAGGAACCATTATCATCGGATCAtgagaaatcattcattactGAAGACCTTTCCTCTTCACAAGAGAAGAATATAGCTATTGTTGATGATAATAGCGGTAACTCAAAGGCGGATCCTGCTGTGAGTTCAAGTCATCAAAAGCTAGGTGAAAAGATAATTAATCACGAGACAGATGGGAATGAGGCTCTCGCAGAAGAAATGCTTGGACGCAACGGAAAAGCTCCAATATGTGAGAATTCAGTAGGTACGGATATCGAGGAAAATCTGATTAATCATGTAGGAGAGCCTGTTCTAGTACCTGGGTTACCTCCATTATCAGTGGATTCCAGCGAACCAGAAATTCAAGATGAAGACGAGAGAAGTAGCTCCTTCGTTGCCTCAGTTGGAGCAGTTGAAGTTGAGGATCGAAATCCACCCGAG TTAGTAGAGAAGCGTGACACCGAAGATGAACCACACGGAATAGAAATGACTGAGGTGTTCAGCAATGAGGAGCAGGTTCTCAACAAACTCGAGCAAAAGCCATTGCCCGATGACGAAAATCAGCACGAACTGAACCCAGTTGAAGATAATGTCGCGCAAACTGACATTCGATGGGGACGCAGAACAATACAGAAGCTACTAACTAATTTAGGATTTCTGTAG